The following coding sequences are from one Rutidosis leptorrhynchoides isolate AG116_Rl617_1_P2 chromosome 11, CSIRO_AGI_Rlap_v1, whole genome shotgun sequence window:
- the LOC139875410 gene encoding uncharacterized protein, with protein MNRALKRILERTIGNHGNRWAEKLDDALWAFHTTYNNPLGTTPYRMIYEKACHLPLEFEYKALRVLKTSNLDPSETSRHRKMQLKELAKLRDQAYETSYIYKEKTKLLYDAKLIPIKFPYIYKEKTKLLHETKEVFCFFYGHSGQIEEDYRRLQFRIRSA; from the exons ATGAACAGAGCATTAAAGAGAATATTGGAACGCACCATCGGTAATCATGGGAATAGATGGGCTGAAAAGCTGGACGATGCTTTATGGGCATTTCACACTACTTATAATAACCCTCTCGGCACTACACCATATCGGATGATCTACGAAAAAGCTTGTCATCTTCCGCTAGAATTCGAGTACAAAGCTCTCAGGGTACTGAAGACCAGCAACCTTGATCCTTCTGAAACCAGCAGACATAGAAAAATGCAGTTAAAAGAATTAGCAAAATTAAGAGATCAAGCATACGAGacatcatatatctacaaggaGAAGACGAAGCTTTTATACGATGCAAAATTAATTCCCATAAAGTTCCCATATATCTACAAGGAGAAGACGAAGCTTTTACACGAGACTAAAGAAGTTTTCTG CTTCTTCTATGGGCATTCCGGTCAAATAGAAGAGGACTATCGTCGTTTACAGTTCAGGATCAGATCTGCCTAG